The window TAGCATCTACTAAAGAAACATGATAATCTTCTCCATTTATTAATAATTCGTCTTCCGACAAAATTGTTGTAGAGGTTGCTGTATCATACCAATTAAAATCAAAACCAGAACTATCCACTTCTAAGTCTGCAATTTTAGCAGCATCAATAAGGCAGAATATTTGGTTTTGAGCAGAAGGCGCATCCACATCAATAATACTTACCATGATGTTTGCTGCAGCTACAGTACATACTGGGCTTCCTTGAATTTGATATTCAAAATTATAAGTACCCACATTAAAGTTAGACACATCCACAACAGTACCAGTTAGCGCATTTGTATTATCTGTATCTATAAACGTTCCGCCTAAATCTGCCAAAGGATCTAATAAATCTAAAAGATCTATCTGTGCATCAGAACGACACAAGGTGGTTTGCATATTACTTCCTGCATTCGCATTTTGTGTAATATTAACAGTAACTATTGCTTGATTTCCGGGACAAATAACGTCAGCACCATTTCCATTATCAGGAACGGTATAGGTATAATCTCCAGTCTCAAAAGTAGCAGGATCAAAATTCACATTGTTTGTTGTTGCAGTAAATCCGTTTGGTCCAGACCAAGTTCCGTTGGTGTTTGGATTTCCTGTTAAAGCATCAAATAAATTAAATGCTGTACTATCATTACATATATCTAAAGTGGTACTAATTCCGGATTGATACTCTTCATAAACTAGAAAAGATAAATCTGCGGTATCCTCACAATTATTTTCGGTGGTAGTATTGTATACAAAATTAAAAGTTTGTTGTCCGTTAATTTCTGGAACTGTAAATGGATTAGCAATTAGATTTCCGGAATCTGCATCTAGCCAGTTTCCTAAATCACCTACATAAATAGGATCATCAACACCATTGGTAGTTAATAAGCTGATTAAATCTATAGGACTAGTAATGCTGGACTCGCAAAACTCTAAAACACCTGTATCTTCTCCAGCATAATTTTTTGGGTGAATAATTATGGTTACTTGAGCCGTTTCAGACTGACAAGGATGCGCGATATCTATTGATGAAGCACAACCATCTGGTGTTTCATAAATTGTTTCTGGTGTTCCCACTGGACAATTATAGTCTGACGAAACATCAAACTGAAAGGTATATGTTCCTGCATCTGCATTGGTTAAATCGGACAAACAAATAGTTCCCGAAGAAGTATTCACCGGATATGCTCCACAAGGGCTACCTATGTTATCATTTAAACCTAAATGTGAAGGTCCGGAAACTAAAGACCAAGTGACACCTTCATCATTAGGATAATCATACAGCACGCCGTTTTCGGTTGTAAAACCTAGCAAACTATATAAGTTAAAAGTACTTATACTTTCGTCACCAACACAAAATTCTGGAGTTGGATCTACTTGTGAAAAAGGTCTTATATACTCGAAAAAAGTAAAACTTACCGTACTTGTTTTATCGGTACAAACGGGCGAACGACTTTCCACAAAATAGGAAAAATCATAGGTTTCACATCCGAATCGCTGATTGCTTTGGTATAAATCATTGTATAGTACACTTAGGTCTATAATAGAATCTCCTGGTCCAGAAAGTTGTCCTGTAGGATCATCTCCGTTTAACCATATACCTTCTATGTCTTCATTTACTAGGTAAGCATCATCTCGTAAATCTATAACCCCGTAATTACCTGCAATCAATTCTGTTTCACAAATATTAAAAATATTTGCCGCTCCAGAAAACACTTCTCGAATAACAGAAATTTTAACTCGTGTTTCTGCCAAAGGACTAGTACACGGAGTAATACCCGGAACGGTATATACTAGCTCAAAAGTTTCTTCATCTACCAAAGGAACCCCTGGCTGGTATGGTACATCTGCCAGAAAAGTACTCCCTTCTATTCCAAGAAAATTAGGACTAGAACCTTCATAAGACCAAACTCCATTTGTATGTGCGCTTGGTATAGATAAGAGCGCTTGATTTAAATCGAACATGGTTGTTGATCCACATGGATCGATACCTTCATCACAAATTTCAACATTAACATCGTTGCTTCCTACTGTAGGAACAGCAAAACCAGAAAAAGGTCCTAAAATCACATTTATAGTTAATGCGATATTATCTGTACCACAAGTTGCGTTTGTAAGTTGAAACTGATAATCTGTGTTTGCTTCTGAAGCATTATCTAAATCCCACAAATAAAGGTCTCCAGTACTATTATCTAACGCAAAATTAAATCCGGGATCAAACCAAGTACCCTGTTGGATTGTATTTCCTGTTAAATTTGTGTATTCTTCATACAGATTAATAACACCATCTAAAGTGCCATCATTATTACCATCTATTTGTGTCATTTCACAAATAATTATGGTTTCTTCTAAATTACATTGCGCTTGAATTTTAGCAAAAGAAGATACGAGTATAGCAAAAGCTATATATTTAAAAATATTCAATTTGGTTTCGTTTAATTTTGCGCAAGATAATTAATACAAATCAAGAACAAGGTTATTAATTTTCATCTAATCAACAGTAACTTATTGAGTTTTAAAGTTACATAAATACGGATTAAAATAACAGGAACAAAAATTTTATTGCATTATACTAGGAATAATTCTTTCGTTTAGATTCTTTATAATCGTTTTTATGTTTGAAAAATTATAGTATAAAAAAGCCCTCCTAATTTATAGAAGGGCTTTTTTTTACACTATGTTACAATCTAAATTTTACTGTACCGCTTGTAGAGCATCTATATTACCATAACCAAAACTACTATTTTTATTCGGGTAAAATTCAGCAGATTGTTTTAATTTGTTTAGCACTTGTGTCTTTGTCCAAGTTGGGTGTTTTGCCCAAACTAAAGCTGCAATACCTGCAGTAGTTGCTGTTGCTACAGAAGAACCTCCAGTATAGCGTCTATCTCCATTATAGAATCCTAAAACTGGAGGCGCTTTACTTGTATTATTATCCCCTTCCATAATTATAGTAAAATCAATTTTACTTCCGCTATGGCACACTTCACATCTGTCATAATTGGATCCATCGTCCACTCCTGTTACTGCAACTGTTTCACTCATTGTTGCTGGAAAAATAACACCATAACCATTTGTAAAACTTGTGGAAGTTCCTCCTGCTGCAAAAATTAATTTCCCTTTACTATTTGCGTATTTTACGGCATCTTTAATATTACCAATAGACCATAAATAACCAATAGACATAGAGATTATTTTTACATCACTTCTATTTCCTAATGCTGTTAATGCAGAAGATACACCTTTACGTTCGTGATAATCATTTAATAAAACATCTTCGGTTGCTCTATACGCTACTAAATTAGCATTATAAGCTACACCAACTGGCATACCATTATCATTACGAGGAGCAGCCATTGTAGAAGCCATAGCTGTACCATGCCCACATTTATCATGTGGCCCATCATAATTACTTGACCACCACCAATTAGAATCTATAAACGTCCCGTATTTTTGCACAAAACGTCCACTAGAGTATCCATCATTAATTCCTGAAGAATTCAATAAAGGTTGGGATGCCGAAACACCTGTATCTATTAAACCTATAGTAATACCAGATCCGGTACTATAGTTCCATGCTTGCGGAATATTATGTTGGTAAAAATGCCACGAAACTTGTGCATTATTTGGGCTTATTGTTGTGTAATGTGCTGGATTAATATAAGCTCCGTTTTTATCACATCCAGAACTAGAACGTGCGTTATTTACAACTTCATAGTGATTATATCCATTTGGCTCTAAATAACGAACATCTTCTTTATTAAATAATTGTTTGATAGTTTCTAAGTTCTCCACTTTTACATCTACCACATTAATAATATCATGCTCTACAACTGTTTCTCTATTTCTGGTGTAGCCTTCGTTGTCTTCTACTAATTGCAAAACATCTTCTAAAGTAGATTTTAACCGATCTGTTTTTAACTCTGCAAAACTTTCACCTTCTTGTCCGTAACCAATTGTTAAAATATTATTTCCTCTAACTACGGCACTCCAAAGTGTATGCTCATCTACATCTTTCCAGTCAAAAACTCCTGTGGTGGCTAAGCTTTCATTTATTATAGCGTTTAATTCTGAAATGGTTAACGCTTCTTTTTGTTCTTCAATGATTATGCTTTCTTCGTTATTTTCTAAATAGTCTTCGTCTTGACAAGCATTAAAAAAAGTAAAGGCTACTAAAAGAATAGATAGCTTGAGTAATGGTTTTTTCATTTTATAAAAATTTAAGGTTAGTCCTTAAATATATGAATTATTCTTAAAAAAAACCTAAAATAAATATCGAACTGATAAATAAACCATGTTAATAATAGCAAACACACATATATAAACTTGTGCATTTGAAGTTTAATAATAGTTCTGAATTTGCGTTAGCGGTAGAAATGGCATCCTTTTTTTGCTTTCATATATGGCAAAAAAAGACCTGACTGCCGTCAGGCAGGTATAATGCATGACGCGACCCTTGTGGTAACGCCCAAATAATTAATTTATAATTTACGACGTACAGAACCAGTAAAATCTTCTAAATCTTCTTTTACTTTTTTAAGTTCTTCATCCACATCTTTGGTAATGCTGGTGTCGATACCATTTTTCTCTGCACTTTTGGTTATTTCATGCTTAATATCATTGGTTGCGTCTTTAAGTGTGCGCATACCTTTACCTAAACCTCTAGCGATTTCTGGTATTTTATCTGCACCAAAAACCATGACCACAACAAATAGTATTAAGACTATTTCTGGGCTGCTAATGAATAAAAATGTTGTTTGTAGTATCACGGTACAAATATAGTGAGATGTTTATTAGAAATAAAAAAAGCCGACTGTTAAAAGTCGGCTTTTTAAAAAATATTTTAAAATTAGTTTCTTACTTCTTTTTTAAATTTGTCGAATTTGCTTTCCGTTACTTCTCTTGGCCAAGCATTATTTGAAGTATCTACATCTGCTGTTTCTAAATTTGGATCTACTTTAATAGACACAATTTCTTTTTCTGAAGCAATAGCTTTACTAACTTCTTTATCGTTTAATCTCCAGATTTGTGCTGGATATGTAACTGTTTTTGATGTACCATCTGCGTATGTATATTCTGCAATAATAGGCATTACCAATCCTCCTGGCTTTTCGAAAGTTACTTTATAAAAGAATTTTGGCTCTTTTATTTGTGCTCTTTCTTCTGGAGTAAAGTTATCCATTACATACTCATTTAATGTTGGCGAGTTTTCTAAAGCGGATTTACCTTTTAATGTATCATCAAAATCTTCACTTCCTTCTTCTACAAAAAATACTAAAGGTGGTAAGTCACTTAATTTCATTCCTCTTTGCTCAGCAATTTTTTTAATTTCTGCATTTGGCTCATTAGATACGTAGTATTTTTTCACTTCTTTCACTCCGATATCTACGTAGTCTGTAGTATAAAACCAACCTCTCCAGTACCAATCTAAATCGAATGCAGAAGCATCTTCCATTGTTCTAAAGAAATCTTCTGGTGTTGGGTGTTTAAACATCCATCTTCTTGAGTATTCTCTAAATGCGTAATCAAATAATTCTGGTCCCATTACTGTTTCTCTTAGAATATTAAGAGCTGTTCCTGGCTTACCATACGCATTGTTACCAAATTGGTACGTATTTAATCCTTTTGTCATGATTGGAGCAATAAAATCTTGATCTCCTCCCATATAGTTTACAATTTTAGAGGCTGGACCACGACGAGAAGGATATGCTGTTTGTCCTTCTGAAAGTGCACCTGGATACCATTTACCAAAATCTTGTTCTGCTACGTATTGTACAAAAGTATTTAGACCTTCGTCCATCCAAGTCCATTGTCTTTCATCACTGTTTACAATCATTGGGAAGAAGTTATGTCCAACCTCATGAATGATTACTGACATCATACCAAATTTTGTTCTATCGCTATAGTTACCTTCTGCATCTGGACGACCATAATTCCAGCAAATCATTGGGTATTCCATACCTTGTTGTTTTGCGTGTACTGAAATTGCTTTGTGGTATGGATAATCGAAAGTCATACGAGAATACGACTTTAATGTACTTGCTACTGCTTTAGTAGACCAATCTTCCCAAAGTGGGTTTCCTTCTTTTGGGTATAAAGAAACAGCCATTACATCTTTGTTTCCAATTTTAACAGCCATCATATCCCAAATGTACTTTCTTGAAGTAGCAAAACCAAAGTCACGAACGTTTTCTGCGTATAGCTTCCAAGTTTTTGTTTTTGTAGATTTTATTTTTTCGGCAGCTTCTGCTTCCGCTTGCGTTACAATTACAACAGGCTCATCATAAGATTTTTTTGCTTTCTCGTAACGTTTCATCATTTCTTTAGAAAAGACTTCTTTTCTGTTGGTAAGTTTTCCTGTACCATCTAAAATATGATCTGCAGGAACGGTGATATTTACTTCAAAGTTTCCGAAAGGTAAAGCAAATTCATCTCTTCCCCAGAACTGTGAGTTTTGCCATCCTTCTACATCGCTATATACTGCCATTCTTGGGTAGAATTGTGCTATAACGTAGTTTCTATTATCGCTATCTGCAAAGTACTCGTAACCAGATCTTCCTCTTCCGTTTACGTGATCGTTAATATTGTACCACCATTTTATAGAGAACGAAAATTTTTGTCCTGTTGCTAATGGTGTTGGTAACTCTACACGCATCATCGTACGATTTATCATGTGCTGTAATGCACGACCGCTGGTATCTTTTACTTCTTGAATGTTAAATCCACCATCAAATGCTTCTGTTAAGTATTTGTTTGCAAAACTTCCTGGTGTTTCTGCTGGCTGTGAAGCATCATCACTAATTAAAGGTGTTTTAGAGTCTTTAGCTCTCATGTTTTGATCTAACTGTACCCAAAGATATTTTAATACGTCTGGAGAATTGTTAGTATATGTTATGGTTTCATAACCAGATAATTTAGCATTTACATCATCTAATACTAGATCCATTTTGTAATCTGCCTGCTGCTGGTAGTAAGCAGCACCCGGAGCTCCAGATGCGGTTCTGTACATATTAGGTGTAGAGAACTCATCATAGAGTTGTTTAAATTTGTTGTTGTTTGTGTGGCCTTGCTCTCTTTCTACAGGTTCTTCTTCTTGGGCGAACACACCAGCAGTAAGAAATAAAGCGGAAAGGAATACGTACTTCAATTTATTCATTGGATAAAATTTTGTTAGAAATCATGCCCAAATTAGTAAAATTTTAAAAATATTAACCATTTTTTAATTAAAGTTTAACACGCCTTTGGCATTTCCTTTTCTTAATAGAAGACTTTTATTTTTACCATTAATATTGGTTCTAATAATATTTTCTTGCTCTTCAAATAGATCCATTAATACTTTATTGGTTATTTCAAAACGCTTAACCTCTTTAACACCTTCGATTTCGAGGTAGACAAAAATAATTTCATCTTCATATTCCTTACCTAAATAATGAAACGGTATAAGTTCTCCATTAATTTCTATTTGTATTTTCTCCTTTAGATATCGTTCTACATACATATCAATTGTAGATAATTCATTTTCTATATCTAATGTGATTTTTGCATCATAACGTTCCCGAAGTAATCTTTCAAAATCGTCAATAAAAATTCTAGAAGTGATTTGTATTGCTTCTTTTTCTTTTACATATTCTACACTTGTTACACTTACGTAGTATTTATGCATTGTTGTAAATGCCAGCATTGGTAGTACGAAAAGTAGTAAGGCGATTTTTAGATTCTTCATATTTATTATTGTGTCCGCTTGCGCTGAAGTTATTACGGTGGCGTAAAACGGAAATCTTTTTTATTAAACGCAAAAGTAATTGATTTTATAGCTTCAAAAAGTATTCCAAAGCAACTTAATCTTCTTTGCTATTCATCATTAATTTATAAGCCGTTAATTTTTCCTTTAAAAAAACCAAAATTTCTAAATCGTTTTTTCCATTACAGATCTTAGTGAAATTAGCATCCTCTGAAACAAAATAAAAGTAATCCATGATTTTATCTTCGTGTAATGGGTTTTCGTAAAATAAATCATTAGAAAATTTCGTTTTCACCTGATACATAAAAACTTCAATCTCATCCAATCTTATTCTATTTTTTAGCTTTTTTGTTCTTCCACTTATAGCATTTAAAATGGGGTTTAAAGGAATAAAACCACCTCCTGTGGTTGCTTCATTAAGTAATCTTTGGTTATGGGTTTTTAGTAGTCCTTGATAACTTGGTATACCAAGACTTAACGAGGTTATTGGTTTTCCTTCAACAGCATTTAAATCTGTAATTAAATCTCCGGTTAGCATTTTACCTATTACCACTTCGTCTAGCTCATTGACTTGTTCTTCGAGTGTTATTATTATTTTTTTAGACAAAATATGCTCTATACTAATAATCAAAGTTTCTATTTTGTTTTGAATAGAGGAAACGATCAACGTATCATTCCGTTTTACCGGAATTACAAACTTTCCTTTTGCATTTGTAATAGTGAACTTTTGCGAAGTTTTATTTATGATATGGATATTTTCCACATCGCCTATGCTCCTAATTTCACCATGTATTTCAATGGTTTGTGACCAAGAAACACAAATACTAAACAGGCTAAAAACAAACAAAATTATATTCTTAATCCTCTTCATTTAGCATTTTTAAAAACAGCTTACTTTGCGTTAGCAAAAACTCTAAAAGATGTACTTCGTTTTCTTTTTTAAGCAATTCATAATCCAATTGATTTACTTCTAAAAAGGCATAGAAAGCTTCCACTTTATCAAATGGAATATTAAAATTATCACTAATATATTTTGGTGCATATACATCTGCTAAATCATATATTTTTTTAGCATCTCTTGCCTTTAACTCTTCGTAATTAAGTTTCTTTTTCTTTTTAAAGGAAACGCCAAACAGTTTTAATATTTCCATTGGATCAAACCCATTATAAAGCTCTCCTTTCTTCACAAGAACATTATCTGGCTTATTCATTCTAATATCCTCAAAGTCCAAATTATCCATGTTTCCCATACTAATGGGAATAGGTTTAAAATAATCTGCATTTTCCACATCTACTACTAATTCTCCCGATAAATTATGAGTAAGAATAACAACTTCATCTAAAGTATTCACTTCTTCTTTTACTAAAATGGTAACCGTTTTACTTTTAATTATTTCATCACTGATAATTACTTTCACCTCTTTAAACGAAATAGCAGAGATAACCAAAACATCCTTTGGTTTTACAGCAATAGTAAACGCTCCATTTACATTTGTAATGACTCCTTTTTTTGAAGTACTATTGTACACATTGATATTTTCTAAATCTGAAGATTCTGAGACAATCTTACCTTTAATTTCTACAGTTTGTGCCCAAGAGGTTTGTAAACAAATAATTAAAAGAAAAATAAGCTTAATTCCTGTTTTTTTCTTCATTTAAAAACAATTGACTTTGGGTTACTAAGTATTCTATTAACTGTATGTCTTTTCCAGCATCTAAAAGCCTTTTATCTGTATTGTTTTTTTCGGCAAAAATAATAAAGGCTTCTACTTTTTCTTTAGGTATTTCAAAATTTGTACTAATAAAATCATTTGTATAGCTGGTCATTAAATCATTAAAATTGGAAAACTTTTGGTCGTTTTTATCCTTGCTATTTTTAGATTTGAACCTTGGTTTTATTAACCAATTAGTGATTTTTACAAAATCTACACCATTATAAAATTGATCTTTTTTAAGTATCATATTCTCAACTGCAGCGTATTGTGGTTCTGTATATTGAAAGTCTTCTGCATTTTCAACATCAGAATAAATAGCATCTATATCTAAATTAAAAGTTCTTAGTTTATTTAAATCTGTAGTTAAGTTACCTGAGAGTCCGAAGGGCAAAATAACAACCTCATCTAAATTATTTATACGTTCTACCAAAAAAGCAGTAAGTTGTCTAGAAGCAATAATATCTTCAGTAATCCTTACCATAAAGGTTTTAAACTGTAAAGCGGATATTTCTATTTCATCATTTAAAGCAACATGTATTTTAAATTCACCATTGCCATCTGTAAAAGTACGGTTGTTTGAAGTTTTGTTGAAAACCACTAAACCATCTACCTCGTTAATTTCAACAATAACCTTTCCGTTTATCTCAATTCTATCTAGAGTTTGACCGAATGCAGTATAAGAAATAGATAATAAAAAAGTAAATAATAGTAATAAATGCTTCATAGTATATGGTTTTACATGTTAAAGAAAAGAATTCAAATCTTAAATAAAATACAATAGCCAATTAAACTTTTGTTAAAACTCTTTATTACTTAAATTTACAACAAATTAATGGAATTTAAAAGACTTCTATTCCTAGAAATACAACCATGAAAAATATTATTATAGC is drawn from Lacinutrix sp. WUR7 and contains these coding sequences:
- a CDS encoding DUF6702 family protein, with amino-acid sequence MKNLKIALLLFVLPMLAFTTMHKYYVSVTSVEYVKEKEAIQITSRIFIDDFERLLRERYDAKITLDIENELSTIDMYVERYLKEKIQIEINGELIPFHYLGKEYEDEIIFVYLEIEGVKEVKRFEITNKVLMDLFEEQENIIRTNINGKNKSLLLRKGNAKGVLNFN
- a CDS encoding twin-arginine translocase TatA/TatE family subunit, with the translated sequence MILQTTFLFISSPEIVLILFVVVMVFGADKIPEIARGLGKGMRTLKDATNDIKHEITKSAEKNGIDTSITKDVDEELKKVKEDLEDFTGSVRRKL
- a CDS encoding S8 family serine peptidase: MKKPLLKLSILLVAFTFFNACQDEDYLENNEESIIIEEQKEALTISELNAIINESLATTGVFDWKDVDEHTLWSAVVRGNNILTIGYGQEGESFAELKTDRLKSTLEDVLQLVEDNEGYTRNRETVVEHDIINVVDVKVENLETIKQLFNKEDVRYLEPNGYNHYEVVNNARSSSGCDKNGAYINPAHYTTISPNNAQVSWHFYQHNIPQAWNYSTGSGITIGLIDTGVSASQPLLNSSGINDGYSSGRFVQKYGTFIDSNWWWSSNYDGPHDKCGHGTAMASTMAAPRNDNGMPVGVAYNANLVAYRATEDVLLNDYHERKGVSSALTALGNRSDVKIISMSIGYLWSIGNIKDAVKYANSKGKLIFAAGGTSTSFTNGYGVIFPATMSETVAVTGVDDGSNYDRCEVCHSGSKIDFTIIMEGDNNTSKAPPVLGFYNGDRRYTGGSSVATATTAGIAALVWAKHPTWTKTQVLNKLKQSAEFYPNKNSSFGYGNIDALQAVQ
- a CDS encoding M1 family metallopeptidase, whose amino-acid sequence is MNKLKYVFLSALFLTAGVFAQEEEPVEREQGHTNNNKFKQLYDEFSTPNMYRTASGAPGAAYYQQQADYKMDLVLDDVNAKLSGYETITYTNNSPDVLKYLWVQLDQNMRAKDSKTPLISDDASQPAETPGSFANKYLTEAFDGGFNIQEVKDTSGRALQHMINRTMMRVELPTPLATGQKFSFSIKWWYNINDHVNGRGRSGYEYFADSDNRNYVIAQFYPRMAVYSDVEGWQNSQFWGRDEFALPFGNFEVNITVPADHILDGTGKLTNRKEVFSKEMMKRYEKAKKSYDEPVVIVTQAEAEAAEKIKSTKTKTWKLYAENVRDFGFATSRKYIWDMMAVKIGNKDVMAVSLYPKEGNPLWEDWSTKAVASTLKSYSRMTFDYPYHKAISVHAKQQGMEYPMICWNYGRPDAEGNYSDRTKFGMMSVIIHEVGHNFFPMIVNSDERQWTWMDEGLNTFVQYVAEQDFGKWYPGALSEGQTAYPSRRGPASKIVNYMGGDQDFIAPIMTKGLNTYQFGNNAYGKPGTALNILRETVMGPELFDYAFREYSRRWMFKHPTPEDFFRTMEDASAFDLDWYWRGWFYTTDYVDIGVKEVKKYYVSNEPNAEIKKIAEQRGMKLSDLPPLVFFVEEGSEDFDDTLKGKSALENSPTLNEYVMDNFTPEERAQIKEPKFFYKVTFEKPGGLVMPIIAEYTYADGTSKTVTYPAQIWRLNDKEVSKAIASEKEIVSIKVDPNLETADVDTSNNAWPREVTESKFDKFKKEVRN
- a CDS encoding gliding motility-associated C-terminal domain-containing protein — translated: MNIFKYIAFAILVSSFAKIQAQCNLEETIIICEMTQIDGNNDGTLDGVINLYEEYTNLTGNTIQQGTWFDPGFNFALDNSTGDLYLWDLDNASEANTDYQFQLTNATCGTDNIALTINVILGPFSGFAVPTVGSNDVNVEICDEGIDPCGSTTMFDLNQALLSIPSAHTNGVWSYEGSSPNFLGIEGSTFLADVPYQPGVPLVDEETFELVYTVPGITPCTSPLAETRVKISVIREVFSGAANIFNICETELIAGNYGVIDLRDDAYLVNEDIEGIWLNGDDPTGQLSGPGDSIIDLSVLYNDLYQSNQRFGCETYDFSYFVESRSPVCTDKTSTVSFTFFEYIRPFSQVDPTPEFCVGDESISTFNLYSLLGFTTENGVLYDYPNDEGVTWSLVSGPSHLGLNDNIGSPCGAYPVNTSSGTICLSDLTNADAGTYTFQFDVSSDYNCPVGTPETIYETPDGCASSIDIAHPCQSETAQVTIIIHPKNYAGEDTGVLEFCESSITSPIDLISLLTTNGVDDPIYVGDLGNWLDADSGNLIANPFTVPEINGQQTFNFVYNTTTENNCEDTADLSFLVYEEYQSGISTTLDICNDSTAFNLFDALTGNPNTNGTWSGPNGFTATTNNVNFDPATFETGDYTYTVPDNGNGADVICPGNQAIVTVNITQNANAGSNMQTTLCRSDAQIDLLDLLDPLADLGGTFIDTDNTNALTGTVVDVSNFNVGTYNFEYQIQGSPVCTVAAANIMVSIIDVDAPSAQNQIFCLIDAAKIADLEVDSSGFDFNWYDTATSTTILSEDELLINGEDYHVSLVDANGCESRRTPITVSLLALNDPSCDDCIINDGISDNDDNENEVLDLCNLPEVFPNYEIEIFNRYGTIVFKGNKNTPLFDGTSNVSLTLGDALPSGIYFYVFNPKDGNTAPFQGNVYLSR
- a CDS encoding carboxypeptidase-like regulatory domain-containing protein translates to MKKKTGIKLIFLLIICLQTSWAQTVEIKGKIVSESSDLENINVYNSTSKKGVITNVNGAFTIAVKPKDVLVISAISFKEVKVIISDEIIKSKTVTILVKEEVNTLDEVVILTHNLSGELVVDVENADYFKPIPISMGNMDNLDFEDIRMNKPDNVLVKKGELYNGFDPMEILKLFGVSFKKKKKLNYEELKARDAKKIYDLADVYAPKYISDNFNIPFDKVEAFYAFLEVNQLDYELLKKENEVHLLEFLLTQSKLFLKMLNEED